The Actinomadura sp. WMMB 499 genome includes a window with the following:
- a CDS encoding type I polyketide synthase, whose amino-acid sequence MTPREAAVMDPQQRLVLEVAWEAFEHAGIGPASLRGSRTGVFVGVSAPEYAAFTASDPAALEPFTATGAALSIIANRLSYLLDLRGPSMIVDTACSSSLVSTHLAVQALRRGEADVALAGGVNLLLSPTVTMTFDLAGGTAADGHCKAFDASADGMVRAEGCGAVVLKRLSDARRDGDRILAVVRGSGVNSDGRSNGLVAPNSEAQRALLRDVYASAGIDTREVDYLEAHGTGTFLGDPIEAKAVGEILGAGRSPDEPLLLGSAKSNLGHLESAAGVAGLIKAVLALHHRTIPPSAHYSEPNPHIPFDDLRLSVVAEETPWPERGHPARAGVSGFGFGGTNAHLVLEAAPAHEPRSRPAVVRTFPLSDTSDDRIRDHASVLAAWLAESGAELPDVARTLHGRAGRGRARAAVAARDRAGLVDGLTALAEGRPHPGVVTGSALGKPGRPVWVFSGYGAQRAGMAQRLLEEEPAFAEAIDDLDGLFAEEGGPALWDLLESGAKPDGPAETMPVLFAIQLGLARMWKSYGVTPGAVVGHSMGEVAAAVVAGALTPQDGVRVICRRSRLLTRLVGGGAMAVLGASAAEVDELAHDLPRVYAAVHSSPKQTVVTGDADEVAEAVRRAEAQGRLARMVQAEGAGHSPQVDPLLPELRERLADVGAEPGTPLADGIVLYTTALEDPRAFTGADGGATLDAEYWASNLRNPVRLTGAIAAAAEDGHRTFVEVNAHPILAHGVGETLEGTGALVTHTLKRAPKGQETDDTLTFHARLASLAAHGHAVAAPADGAIVDVPFSPWRHEHHWVDLSARADRGRDEHPLLGAHVELPGEDRHAWRADVGLAARPWLAGLAVHGLPVLPVAALAEMALAAGASALGTGAVRVNSLWMERPLALAESTIVTTTYTEDEQRVEIHARTPAGTWTRLASADVGEDHRAPAAGPAGDVDGLAEIAPAERGSRHYRLHPEVLDRCLSVLSAEAAAAAGEDGVWLAETIGGLRVHGPTHRGGRARATVQRGEEGMTGTVVLLDEDGRVLLEATGVALRRTNRPDVPVPLHDKLVELVWDETGLPEPSPDGDGRSWLLLAEADDALAAATAAGLEERGHRVIRHLLTAAPPDGHPMDEGDVAGVVLVPSAGLVDEALVLTVARVSRTLPDGPRLYVATRSALPVLDGEAGEPAHGFVSALTRVLAFERTVQRATHVDVDRPADLVAELLADGDAREVAWRGGVRYASRLAPGAALEPPAKPKKIVRRGGAYVITGGYGGIGLVTARLLAERGAGRIVLSGRRGPDDAAEKVIARLRESGVDVGIVLGDIAAPGTAERLVRVAQEGGVKLRGVVHGAGAIDDRMIADLGPEDLHRVWTAKVEGARRLSEATWDLDLDWLVMHSSAAALLGSPGQGAYAAANAAIDALTAYRRAHGRAAATVDWGTWSKVGGAADLAVAVIEPISPDEGAEALEALLVHDRPATGVLRFDPATAVGLFPEIRNMPYFAALTEAAGEPADTGDWPGVDAVRQLPPAEARKAIAAQVRCRIAAVLGFEPQRLDPAVPLTDLGLDSLVAVRIKSGVEHDLGLTVPASVLLQGASVNVFEEWAAGELGLADAPAPVAAPARAASNAEAGYVMPRDDAERLAVRIFEDVLGADRVGVTADFFADLGGTDAQADRLVATVVRELGPQVGRGGADTAATRAELLATPTAEHVAEFIRAADEEAARQTVRPLKATGSRRPIFIAHPAGGTTACYRQLVELLGDDQPVYGLERFEDAPPVEERAARYVRHLLEAQPEGAFRLGGWSFGGVLAYETARQLEKAGREVEFVALFDAGLPLEVDDESDTLARRFSAFADYINETYGLDVTLTYEELSGLDEEAQFALVMERAAPLVDHIPPAALTHQLTSHQDTRSLEAYRPEPYDGRVILYYAPEETPWAVRDARYVLDGTNGFGGLCSDLEKVTIPDVHHLNLLDPPGVQTLAAHLEDRLAGRAPAPGTAVHDEQPAAAGAAVRPRPTPAR is encoded by the coding sequence ATCACGCCGCGCGAGGCGGCCGTCATGGACCCGCAGCAGCGGCTCGTCCTCGAGGTCGCCTGGGAGGCGTTCGAGCACGCCGGGATCGGCCCGGCGTCGCTGCGCGGCAGCCGCACCGGCGTGTTCGTCGGCGTGTCCGCCCCCGAGTACGCGGCGTTCACCGCGTCCGACCCGGCCGCCCTGGAGCCGTTCACCGCCACCGGCGCCGCGCTCAGCATCATCGCGAACCGGCTGTCGTACCTGCTGGACCTGCGCGGTCCCAGCATGATCGTCGACACCGCGTGCAGTTCGTCGCTCGTCTCGACGCACCTCGCGGTGCAGGCGCTGCGGCGCGGCGAGGCCGACGTGGCGCTCGCGGGCGGCGTGAACCTGCTGCTGTCCCCGACGGTCACGATGACGTTCGACCTCGCCGGCGGCACCGCCGCCGACGGGCACTGCAAGGCGTTCGACGCGTCCGCCGACGGGATGGTCCGCGCGGAGGGCTGCGGCGCGGTCGTGCTCAAGCGCCTCTCGGACGCCCGGCGCGACGGCGACCGGATCCTCGCCGTCGTCCGGGGCAGCGGCGTCAACTCCGACGGCCGCTCCAACGGGCTCGTCGCCCCCAACTCCGAGGCGCAGCGCGCGCTGCTCCGCGACGTGTACGCCTCCGCCGGGATCGACACCCGCGAGGTCGACTACCTCGAGGCGCACGGCACCGGCACATTCCTCGGCGACCCGATCGAGGCGAAGGCCGTCGGGGAGATCCTCGGCGCGGGCCGGTCCCCGGACGAGCCGCTGCTGCTCGGCTCGGCGAAGTCGAACCTCGGGCACCTGGAGTCCGCCGCGGGCGTCGCGGGCCTGATCAAGGCCGTCCTCGCACTGCACCACCGGACGATCCCGCCGAGCGCGCACTACAGCGAGCCGAACCCGCACATCCCGTTCGACGACCTGCGCCTCTCGGTCGTGGCCGAGGAGACGCCGTGGCCCGAGCGCGGACACCCGGCCCGCGCGGGCGTGTCCGGTTTCGGGTTCGGCGGGACGAACGCGCACCTCGTCCTCGAGGCCGCCCCGGCGCACGAACCGCGCTCGCGGCCCGCGGTCGTCCGCACGTTCCCGCTGTCGGACACCTCCGACGACCGGATCCGCGACCACGCGTCCGTCCTGGCCGCCTGGCTGGCGGAGTCCGGCGCCGAACTGCCGGACGTCGCCCGCACCCTGCACGGGCGCGCCGGGCGCGGCCGGGCCCGCGCCGCCGTCGCCGCCCGCGACCGCGCCGGGCTGGTCGACGGGCTGACCGCGCTCGCCGAGGGACGCCCCCACCCGGGCGTCGTCACCGGCTCGGCGCTCGGCAAGCCCGGCCGTCCCGTCTGGGTCTTCTCCGGGTACGGGGCGCAGCGCGCCGGGATGGCGCAGCGGCTGCTCGAGGAGGAGCCCGCGTTCGCCGAGGCCATCGACGACCTCGACGGGCTGTTCGCCGAGGAGGGCGGCCCCGCCCTGTGGGACCTCCTCGAATCCGGCGCGAAACCGGACGGCCCGGCCGAGACGATGCCGGTCCTGTTCGCGATCCAGCTCGGCCTCGCCCGCATGTGGAAGTCCTACGGCGTCACGCCCGGCGCGGTCGTCGGCCACTCGATGGGCGAGGTCGCGGCGGCCGTCGTCGCCGGGGCCCTCACCCCGCAGGACGGCGTCCGCGTCATCTGCCGCCGCTCCCGGCTGCTCACCCGCCTCGTCGGCGGCGGCGCGATGGCCGTCCTCGGCGCGTCCGCCGCCGAGGTCGACGAGCTGGCCCACGACCTGCCGCGGGTGTACGCGGCCGTCCATTCCTCTCCGAAGCAGACGGTCGTCACCGGCGACGCGGACGAGGTCGCCGAGGCCGTCCGGCGCGCCGAGGCGCAGGGCCGCCTCGCCCGGATGGTGCAGGCGGAGGGCGCGGGCCACTCCCCGCAGGTCGACCCGCTGCTCCCCGAACTGCGCGAGCGGCTCGCGGACGTGGGCGCCGAACCGGGCACGCCGCTCGCGGACGGCATCGTCCTCTACACCACGGCCCTGGAAGACCCGCGCGCGTTCACCGGAGCGGACGGGGGCGCGACGCTCGACGCCGAGTACTGGGCGTCGAACCTGCGCAACCCCGTCCGGCTCACCGGCGCGATCGCCGCCGCCGCCGAAGACGGCCACCGCACGTTCGTCGAGGTCAACGCGCACCCGATCCTCGCGCACGGCGTCGGCGAGACCCTGGAGGGCACCGGCGCGCTCGTCACCCACACGCTGAAGCGGGCGCCGAAGGGCCAGGAGACCGACGACACCCTGACCTTCCACGCGCGGCTCGCGTCCCTCGCCGCGCACGGCCACGCCGTGGCCGCGCCCGCCGACGGCGCGATCGTCGACGTCCCGTTCTCGCCGTGGCGGCACGAGCACCACTGGGTCGACCTGTCCGCCCGCGCCGACCGGGGCCGCGACGAGCACCCGCTGCTCGGCGCGCACGTCGAACTGCCCGGCGAGGACCGGCACGCCTGGCGCGCCGACGTGGGCCTCGCCGCCCGCCCGTGGCTCGCCGGCCTCGCCGTCCACGGCCTGCCGGTCCTGCCGGTCGCGGCGCTCGCGGAGATGGCCCTCGCCGCCGGGGCGAGCGCCCTCGGCACGGGCGCCGTCCGCGTCAACAGCCTGTGGATGGAGCGGCCGCTCGCGCTCGCCGAGAGCACGATCGTCACCACCACCTACACCGAGGACGAGCAGCGCGTCGAGATCCACGCCCGCACGCCCGCCGGCACCTGGACCCGGCTGGCCAGCGCGGACGTCGGCGAGGACCACCGCGCGCCCGCCGCCGGCCCCGCCGGGGACGTGGACGGCCTCGCCGAGATCGCCCCCGCCGAGCGCGGCAGCCGCCACTACCGCCTGCACCCCGAGGTCCTCGACCGGTGCCTGTCCGTCCTGTCCGCCGAGGCCGCCGCGGCCGCCGGGGAGGACGGCGTGTGGCTCGCCGAGACCATCGGCGGCCTGCGCGTGCACGGCCCGACCCACCGCGGGGGCCGCGCCCGCGCGACCGTCCAGCGGGGCGAGGAAGGCATGACCGGCACGGTCGTCCTGCTCGACGAGGACGGCCGCGTCCTCCTCGAGGCGACCGGCGTCGCGCTCCGCCGCACGAACCGCCCCGACGTCCCCGTCCCCCTGCATGACAAGCTCGTCGAACTCGTCTGGGACGAGACCGGGCTTCCCGAACCGTCGCCGGATGGGGACGGCCGGTCGTGGCTGCTGCTGGCGGAGGCGGACGACGCGCTCGCGGCCGCGACGGCGGCCGGGCTGGAGGAGCGCGGGCACCGGGTCATCCGGCACCTGCTGACCGCCGCCCCGCCCGACGGCCATCCGATGGACGAGGGGGACGTCGCGGGCGTCGTGCTCGTGCCGTCCGCCGGGCTCGTCGACGAGGCGCTCGTGCTCACCGTCGCACGGGTCAGCCGCACGCTGCCCGACGGGCCCCGCCTGTACGTCGCGACCCGCTCCGCGCTGCCCGTCCTGGACGGCGAGGCGGGCGAGCCCGCGCACGGGTTCGTCAGCGCGCTCACCCGCGTCCTGGCCTTCGAGCGGACGGTCCAGCGCGCGACGCACGTCGACGTGGACCGGCCCGCGGACCTCGTCGCCGAACTGCTGGCGGACGGGGACGCGCGGGAGGTCGCGTGGCGCGGCGGCGTCCGGTACGCGTCCCGGCTCGCGCCCGGTGCGGCGCTCGAACCGCCCGCGAAGCCGAAGAAGATCGTGCGGCGCGGCGGGGCGTACGTGATCACCGGCGGGTACGGCGGCATCGGCCTCGTCACCGCGCGGCTGCTCGCCGAGCGGGGCGCGGGACGGATCGTGCTGTCGGGCCGCCGCGGCCCGGACGACGCGGCCGAGAAGGTGATCGCGCGGCTGCGGGAGAGCGGCGTCGACGTGGGGATCGTCCTCGGCGACATCGCGGCGCCCGGCACCGCGGAGCGCCTGGTGCGGGTCGCGCAGGAGGGCGGCGTGAAGCTGCGGGGCGTCGTGCACGGCGCCGGCGCCATCGACGACCGCATGATCGCCGACCTCGGCCCGGAGGATCTCCACAGGGTGTGGACGGCGAAGGTCGAGGGCGCGCGGCGGCTCAGCGAGGCCACCTGGGACCTCGACCTCGACTGGCTGGTCATGCACTCGTCCGCGGCGGCCCTCCTGGGCTCGCCGGGGCAGGGCGCGTACGCGGCGGCGAACGCCGCGATCGACGCCCTGACGGCCTACCGGCGGGCGCACGGCAGGGCCGCGGCGACCGTCGACTGGGGCACCTGGTCGAAGGTCGGCGGCGCCGCCGACCTCGCGGTCGCGGTGATCGAGCCGATCAGCCCGGACGAGGGCGCGGAGGCCCTCGAGGCGCTGCTGGTGCACGACCGTCCGGCGACGGGCGTCCTGCGGTTCGACCCGGCGACCGCGGTGGGGCTGTTCCCGGAGATCCGGAACATGCCGTACTTCGCGGCGCTCACCGAGGCCGCGGGCGAACCGGCCGACACCGGCGACTGGCCCGGCGTCGACGCCGTCCGGCAGCTGCCGCCCGCCGAGGCGCGCAAGGCCATCGCGGCGCAGGTCAGGTGCCGGATCGCGGCCGTCCTCGGGTTCGAGCCGCAGCGCCTGGACCCGGCCGTCCCGCTCACCGACCTCGGGCTCGACTCGCTCGTCGCCGTCCGGATCAAGAGCGGCGTCGAGCACGACCTGGGCCTGACCGTCCCCGCGTCGGTGCTGCTGCAGGGCGCGAGCGTGAACGTGTTCGAGGAGTGGGCGGCCGGTGAGCTGGGCCTCGCCGACGCCCCGGCGCCCGTGGCGGCGCCCGCGCGGGCGGCGTCGAACGCCGAGGCCGGGTACGTGATGCCGCGCGACGACGCCGAACGCCTCGCGGTCCGGATCTTCGAGGACGTCCTCGGCGCCGACCGCGTCGGCGTCACCGCGGACTTCTTCGCCGACCTCGGCGGGACGGACGCGCAGGCCGACCGGCTCGTCGCGACGGTCGTCCGGGAGCTCGGCCCGCAGGTCGGCCGGGGCGGGGCGGACACGGCGGCCACCCGGGCCGAGCTGCTCGCGACGCCGACCGCCGAGCACGTCGCGGAGTTCATCCGCGCCGCCGACGAGGAGGCCGCGCGGCAGACCGTCCGCCCGTTGAAGGCCACCGGGTCGCGGCGCCCGATCTTCATCGCGCACCCGGCGGGCGGCACCACCGCCTGCTACCGGCAGCTCGTCGAGCTGCTCGGCGACGACCAGCCGGTGTACGGACTCGAACGGTTCGAGGACGCGCCGCCGGTCGAGGAGCGCGCCGCCCGGTACGTCCGGCACCTGCTGGAGGCGCAGCCCGAGGGCGCGTTCCGGCTCGGCGGCTGGTCGTTCGGCGGCGTCCTCGCCTACGAGACGGCCCGGCAGCTCGAGAAGGCGGGACGCGAGGTCGAGTTCGTCGCGCTGTTCGACGCGGGCCTCCCGCTGGAGGTGGACGACGAGTCCGACACGCTCGCGCGCCGGTTCTCGGCGTTCGCCGACTACATCAACGAGACGTACGGCCTGGACGTGACCCTCACCTACGAGGAGCTGTCCGGGCTGGACGAGGAGGCGCAGTTCGCGCTGGTCATGGAGCGGGCGGCCCCGCTGGTGGACCACATTCCGCCGGCGGCGCTGACCCACCAGCTCACGTCCCACCAGGACACCCGATCCCTGGAGGCGTACCGGCCCGAGCCGTACGACGGCCGCGTCATCCTCTACTACGCGCCCGAGGAGACACCCTGGGCGGTCCGGGACGCGCGTTACGTGCTCGACGGGACCAACGGTTTCGGCGGGCTCTGCTCCGATCTGGAGAAGGTGACGATCCCGGACGTGCACCACCTCAACCTGCTCGATCCGCCCGGCGTGCAGACGCTCGCCGCGCACCTGGAGGACCGGCTCGCCGGACGCGCGCCCGCGCCCGGCACCGCCGTGCACGATGAACAGCCGGCGGCCGCGGGCGCGGCCGTGCGCCCCCGGCCCACCCCGGCCCGCTGA
- the ccrA gene encoding crotonyl-CoA carboxylase/reductase, protein MAQPGSSHPLLDAVRNGASGPELQEIDLPTRFRAAFTRKDEVGIFEGQTDKDVRRSLHVDEVEMPELAPDECVVAVMSAAINFNTVWSAIFEPVPTFAFLEKFGRQGWYGARHDLPYHILGSDGSGVVVRTGEGVRNWKAGDKVVLSPFFVDEEDHGSYDDGMMSESQLAWGFETNFGSLGEYCIVKANQLIRKPKHLSWEEAGSNILCAATAYRMLVGSHGARMKQGDVVLIWGATGGLGSYATQLVRNGGGIPVAVVSSQEKADIVRSQGCEHIINRSELNLGEQGLRHPKAGRVLGEAIRGLVGEDPGIVFEYLGRETFGASVYVARRGGKIVTCGSSTGYKHEYDNRFLWMRLKSIIGSHGFNYHEAVEINRLISLGMIHPTLSQVYDLDEAGEATRAVQTNAHVGKVAVLCGATGENQGVDDPAMRERIGEANLNRFRR, encoded by the coding sequence ATGGCTCAGCCCGGCTCGTCCCACCCGCTCCTCGATGCCGTCCGCAACGGCGCGAGCGGCCCCGAGCTGCAGGAGATCGACCTGCCGACCCGCTTCCGCGCCGCCTTCACGCGCAAGGACGAGGTCGGGATCTTCGAGGGGCAGACCGACAAGGACGTGCGCCGCTCGCTGCACGTGGACGAGGTCGAGATGCCCGAGCTCGCACCCGACGAGTGCGTCGTCGCGGTGATGTCCGCGGCGATCAACTTCAACACCGTCTGGTCGGCGATCTTCGAGCCGGTCCCGACGTTCGCGTTCCTGGAGAAGTTCGGCCGCCAGGGCTGGTACGGCGCGCGGCACGACCTGCCGTACCACATCCTCGGCTCGGACGGCTCCGGCGTGGTCGTCCGCACCGGCGAGGGCGTCCGGAACTGGAAGGCCGGCGACAAGGTCGTCCTGTCGCCGTTCTTCGTCGACGAGGAGGACCACGGCTCCTACGACGACGGGATGATGAGCGAGAGCCAGCTCGCCTGGGGCTTCGAGACGAACTTCGGGTCGCTCGGCGAGTACTGCATCGTCAAGGCGAACCAGCTCATTCGCAAGCCGAAGCACCTGTCGTGGGAGGAGGCGGGCTCGAACATCCTGTGCGCGGCGACCGCGTACCGGATGCTCGTCGGCTCGCACGGCGCGCGGATGAAGCAGGGCGACGTCGTCCTGATCTGGGGCGCGACGGGCGGGCTCGGCTCGTACGCGACGCAGCTCGTCCGCAACGGCGGCGGCATCCCGGTCGCGGTGGTGTCGTCGCAGGAGAAGGCCGACATCGTCCGGTCGCAGGGCTGCGAGCACATCATCAACCGCAGCGAGCTGAACCTCGGCGAGCAGGGCCTGCGCCATCCGAAGGCGGGACGCGTGCTCGGCGAGGCGATCCGCGGGCTGGTCGGCGAGGACCCGGGGATCGTGTTCGAGTACCTCGGCCGCGAGACGTTCGGCGCGTCGGTGTACGTCGCGCGCCGCGGCGGCAAGATCGTCACCTGCGGTTCGTCGACCGGCTACAAGCACGAGTACGACAACCGCTTCCTGTGGATGCGGCTGAAGAGCATCATCGGCTCGCACGGCTTCAACTACCACGAGGCCGTCGAGATCAACCGGCTGATCTCGCTCGGCATGATCCACCCGACCCTGTCGCAGGTGTACGACCTGGACGAGGCGGGCGAGGCGACCCGGGCCGTGCAGACGAACGCCCACGTCGGGAAGGTCGCGGTGCTGTGCGGCGCGACCGGCGAGAACCAGGGCGTCGACGACCCGGCGATGCGCGAGCGCATCGGCGAGGCCAACCTGAACCGCTTCCGCCGCTGA
- a CDS encoding helix-turn-helix domain-containing protein, with protein MGEQGSPHARWVPGAGRDNDEVRAGREEARIAFELGNAVRERRQALGWSQAELARRAGMTQPALSRLEAGGPTPTIGVLDRIAHALGARLTVKFTDAA; from the coding sequence ATGGGAGAGCAGGGGAGCCCGCACGCGCGCTGGGTGCCGGGCGCGGGTCGAGACAACGACGAGGTGCGCGCAGGACGGGAAGAAGCCCGCATCGCCTTCGAGTTGGGCAACGCGGTCAGGGAGCGGCGCCAGGCACTGGGGTGGTCGCAGGCCGAACTCGCCCGAAGAGCAGGTATGACCCAGCCCGCCCTCTCTCGGCTGGAGGCCGGTGGCCCGACACCGACCATCGGCGTGCTCGACCGCATCGCCCACGCCCTCGGGGCCAGGCTGACGGTGAAGTTCACCGACGCCGCCTGA
- a CDS encoding type II toxin-antitoxin system RelE/ParE family toxin, with the protein MGLYDVEIEPEIMEWLDSLTDREYGRVEQFVEILAENAETLGEPWSRHLGGGLRELRIHLHPRQARVTYWLAPGRRVILLTVFYKTQEREVAEIERASRVMKVCHAEHGHARTDYIREV; encoded by the coding sequence ATGGGGCTGTACGACGTTGAGATCGAGCCGGAGATCATGGAATGGCTGGACTCGCTCACCGACCGCGAGTACGGCCGTGTCGAGCAGTTCGTCGAGATCCTCGCGGAGAACGCCGAAACGCTGGGCGAGCCGTGGTCACGGCATCTCGGCGGTGGACTGCGCGAGTTGCGCATCCATCTCCACCCGCGTCAAGCGCGCGTCACCTACTGGCTCGCGCCAGGCAGACGGGTCATCCTTCTCACAGTGTTCTATAAAACGCAAGAGCGTGAAGTCGCGGAGATCGAGCGCGCGAGTCGGGTCATGAAGGTGTGTCACGCCGAGCACGGCCACGCACGAACGGACTACATCAGGGAGGTGTAA
- a CDS encoding helix-turn-helix domain-containing protein, with product MSDDGSSATTGRPWEDLPRELADHMRPHLDEVADDMMQEIQTRVREYDRPNDGAYSGTLRQAVERVLHYFVDRVADPGHEPASVSDFFRAIGRGEAGEGRSLDAMQTAMRVGGMVAWRRITEGADALHVPARTLGAVGEALMLFQNELAHAAVEGFSQAKAEVAGEMQRRRKRLLDLLFADPPAGAEAVADLAAAAHWPLPRTVAAVALGRQVRDDRGTAFPPDVLADLTRRTPSLIIPDPDGPGRAKLVDRALAGTPAVVGPTVPVMEAGRSFQWARKTLCLVQRGVIEADGVVRSVEHMSTLILFQDEGLTTALADLRLAPLSHLRPSQQDRLAETLLAWLQSGRNANEVAMRLHVHPQTVRYRLRQLEELFGDQLLDPDLRFDLEIVLRARALLAAGPGEHLIPSGRAAVGESGEVVSLRRT from the coding sequence GTGTCGGACGACGGTTCGAGCGCCACCACCGGGCGGCCCTGGGAGGATCTGCCCAGGGAGCTGGCCGATCACATGCGGCCGCACCTCGACGAGGTGGCGGACGACATGATGCAGGAGATCCAGACGCGCGTCCGCGAGTACGACCGGCCGAACGACGGGGCCTACTCGGGCACCCTGCGGCAGGCCGTGGAGCGCGTGCTGCACTACTTCGTGGACCGGGTGGCCGATCCGGGGCACGAGCCCGCGTCGGTCAGCGACTTCTTCCGCGCGATCGGCCGGGGCGAGGCCGGTGAGGGCCGCAGCCTGGACGCCATGCAGACCGCGATGCGCGTCGGCGGCATGGTCGCGTGGCGGCGGATCACCGAGGGCGCCGACGCGCTGCACGTCCCGGCGCGCACGCTCGGCGCGGTCGGCGAGGCGCTGATGCTGTTCCAGAACGAGCTGGCGCACGCGGCGGTGGAGGGCTTCTCCCAGGCCAAGGCCGAGGTGGCCGGGGAGATGCAGCGCCGCCGCAAGCGGCTGCTCGACCTGCTGTTCGCCGACCCGCCGGCCGGGGCGGAGGCCGTCGCGGACCTCGCCGCGGCCGCGCACTGGCCGCTGCCGCGCACGGTCGCCGCGGTCGCGCTGGGCCGGCAGGTCCGCGACGACCGGGGCACCGCGTTCCCGCCCGACGTGCTCGCCGACCTGACCCGCCGCACCCCCAGCCTGATCATCCCGGACCCGGACGGCCCCGGCCGCGCGAAGCTCGTGGACCGGGCGCTCGCCGGGACCCCGGCCGTCGTCGGCCCGACCGTCCCGGTGATGGAGGCGGGCCGCTCGTTCCAGTGGGCCCGCAAGACGCTGTGCCTGGTGCAGCGCGGCGTCATCGAGGCGGACGGCGTGGTGCGCAGCGTGGAGCACATGTCCACGCTGATCCTGTTCCAGGACGAGGGGCTCACGACGGCGCTCGCGGACCTGCGGCTGGCGCCGCTGTCGCACCTGCGGCCGTCCCAGCAGGACCGGCTCGCCGAGACGCTGCTGGCGTGGCTGCAGTCGGGCCGCAACGCCAACGAGGTCGCGATGCGGCTGCACGTGCACCCGCAGACCGTCCGGTACCGGCTGCGGCAGCTGGAGGAGCTGTTCGGCGACCAGCTCCTGGACCCGGACCTGCGGTTCGACCTGGAGATCGTGCTGCGCGCCCGCGCGCTGCTCGCCGCCGGGCCGGGCGAGCACCTGATCCCGTCCGGACGGGCGGCGGTCGGGGAGAGCGGCGAGGTGGTCAGCCTCCGGCGGACCTGA
- a CDS encoding GntR family transcriptional regulator: protein MPRPPTKAQAITSALAARIVEGELDPGAWLPSERELARDFGADRSTVRRALRMLAEQGLVRVEHGSGVRVHAAGRIRRAASDITRQVGGWRGFHVSAQGSGRTPFTRTSVAEVVADARLARRLAVPAGTRLLRRARVQGVEGEPPVQTATTWVPLDIVDRIPVLREVDTGPGGIYSRLEEAGFAIVFEETVTCRLPRAEEQEALEIGPGQPVLTLWRRAHDQDDRVVEVTHRVVVGHRHELIYRYGAEG, encoded by the coding sequence ATGCCGCGACCCCCCACGAAGGCGCAAGCGATCACCAGTGCGCTCGCCGCCCGGATCGTCGAGGGCGAGCTCGACCCGGGCGCGTGGCTGCCCTCCGAGCGGGAGCTGGCCCGCGACTTCGGCGCCGACCGCTCCACCGTCCGGCGGGCGCTGCGGATGCTCGCCGAGCAGGGCCTCGTCCGCGTCGAGCACGGCTCGGGGGTGCGGGTCCACGCGGCCGGCCGGATCCGCCGCGCGGCGTCCGACATCACCCGGCAGGTCGGCGGCTGGCGCGGCTTCCACGTGTCGGCGCAGGGCTCCGGCCGCACCCCCTTCACCCGGACGTCCGTCGCCGAGGTCGTCGCGGACGCGCGGCTCGCGCGGCGGCTCGCGGTGCCCGCCGGGACGCGGCTGCTGCGGCGCGCGCGCGTCCAGGGCGTCGAGGGCGAGCCGCCGGTGCAGACGGCGACGACCTGGGTGCCGCTGGACATCGTCGACCGGATCCCGGTCCTGCGGGAGGTCGACACCGGGCCCGGCGGGATCTACTCGCGGCTGGAGGAGGCCGGGTTCGCGATCGTGTTCGAGGAGACCGTGACCTGCCGGCTGCCGCGCGCGGAGGAGCAGGAGGCGCTGGAGATCGGCCCGGGGCAGCCGGTCCTGACGCTGTGGCGCCGCGCCCACGACCAGGACGACCGGGTGGTCGAGGTGACGCACCGGGTCGTGGTGGGCCACCGGCACGAACTCATCTACCGATACGGGGCGGAGGGCTGA
- a CDS encoding NUDIX hydrolase yields the protein MTEPAGDGTAGDERPAVRRVASRVVYENPWMVVREDEVERLDGSRGIYGVVDKPDFVLVVPEEDGGFHMVEEYRYPIGRRTWSFPQGAAPGRRAVDPVELARRELAEETGFTAGRLRRVGYLNCSHGTSGQGFTIFHATDLTPGEPDREAEEQDMRQRWVSRAGFRELVAAGLITDDSTLAAYALLTMDGLPAH from the coding sequence ATGACCGAGCCGGCCGGGGACGGGACGGCGGGGGACGAGCGGCCCGCCGTCCGGCGCGTCGCGTCGCGCGTCGTCTACGAGAACCCGTGGATGGTGGTCCGCGAGGACGAGGTCGAGCGGCTCGACGGCTCGCGCGGCATCTACGGCGTCGTCGACAAGCCCGATTTCGTGCTGGTCGTCCCGGAGGAGGACGGCGGCTTCCACATGGTGGAGGAGTACCGCTACCCGATCGGCCGCCGGACGTGGAGCTTCCCGCAGGGCGCGGCGCCCGGCCGCCGGGCGGTCGACCCGGTGGAGCTGGCCCGCCGGGAGCTGGCCGAGGAGACCGGCTTCACCGCCGGGCGGCTGCGCCGCGTCGGCTACCTGAACTGCTCGCACGGGACGAGCGGCCAGGGCTTCACGATCTTCCACGCCACCGATCTGACGCCGGGCGAGCCCGACCGGGAGGCCGAGGAGCAGGACATGCGGCAGCGGTGGGTGTCGCGGGCCGGGTTCCGCGAGCTGGTCGCGGCCGGCCTGATCACCGACGACTCCACCCTCGCCGCCTACGCCCTCCTCACGATGGACGGCCTCCCGGCGCACTGA